The genomic stretch CATGGCCGGTTGCTGTTTCATCAGTGGCTGGACGACCTCTAACGCGTCCTGCCACTCTTTTTCCCGTTCGAGGAGGTCGATCAACAGCCGTTTGGCCTCTAGGCGCAGCCCTTCATGATGGGTGTGTTCCAGCAGAGTGCGCAGTAATCGTTGCGCTCTGTCATGCACGCCTAGGGCGATAAAATCACGTGCGAGTTCGAGCTGAATGGTTTCGTTGGTCGTAGTCGAGAGGGCGGGGCGGGCGAGCAGGTTCTGATGGATGCTCACGGCTTTGTCCGCTTCACCCCGTGAACGAAACAGTTTACCCAAAGCAATGTGGGTGTCGACGGTATCGCTGTTGACATCCAATGCATGGATGAAGGTCTTGATGGCTTCGTCGGGCTGCTCGTTCAATAAGTAGTTGAGCCCGACGAAATACTCCCGAGAGAGGCCTGGAGGGCGAGCGGGGCGCTGAGGGCGGCGGTGGGCGTAGCGTATCCCCAGGCCAAAGCCGATGGCTATGGCTGCCAAGAGAACGCCTAGCAGCACCGCATCCTGCATTTACGCCAGTTCCTTAAACCCCTGGGTACGTAAACGATCGAGCTCTTTACGCTGCTGTTTGTTGTGACGCTCGCTGCGAGCGAGCTGCGCCTTCAGGCGCACGTAAACGCCCAGCATGGCCAACATGCCCACGATGACGCCGACCGCTAACGTGGCCAG from Halomonas meridiana encodes the following:
- a CDS encoding lipopolysaccharide assembly protein LapA domain-containing protein is translated as MRWIKGLILAVILLVVLLVGILFAVNNQQAIPLNLIWAELPAVSLSVWLLATLAVGVIVGMLAMLGVYVRLKAQLARSERHNKQQRKELDRLRTQGFKELA